One Paraburkholderia sp. IMGN_8 DNA window includes the following coding sequences:
- a CDS encoding ABC-type transport auxiliary lipoprotein family protein produces MSRSIHRLFSSRAALAVLLAFGVLAAGCAGTPAAIADIRYDLGPPNPAVSAGTLPPVKVLDVSAPDTLESDKLIYRLSYADARQTASYANSHWTMAPSQLLTQRLRSALSSRGTVLTGADGVRAPVLKVDLSEFEQVFDSQSESHAAVTARATLTQSGKVIGQRTFIARAPSSSADAAGGAQALATASDDLVAQISAWLGVQALVAAQ; encoded by the coding sequence ATGTCACGCTCGATTCACCGATTGTTTTCCTCGCGCGCCGCGCTTGCGGTGCTGCTCGCGTTCGGTGTGCTGGCTGCGGGCTGCGCGGGCACGCCCGCGGCGATCGCGGATATCCGCTACGACCTCGGGCCGCCGAACCCGGCTGTTTCGGCCGGCACGCTGCCGCCGGTAAAAGTCCTCGATGTGAGCGCGCCCGACACGCTCGAGTCGGACAAGCTGATCTACCGGCTCAGCTACGCCGATGCGCGGCAGACGGCGTCGTACGCGAATAGTCACTGGACCATGGCGCCGTCACAGTTGCTCACTCAGCGTCTGCGCAGCGCGCTCAGTTCGCGCGGCACCGTGCTGACGGGAGCGGACGGCGTGCGCGCGCCGGTACTGAAGGTCGATTTGAGCGAGTTCGAGCAGGTCTTCGATAGCCAGTCGGAAAGTCACGCCGCGGTCACCGCGCGCGCTACGCTGACCCAAAGCGGCAAGGTGATCGGCCAGCGCACATTTATTGCGCGCGCGCCGTCCAGTTCGGCCGACGCCGCCGGCGGCGCGCAGGCGCTCGCCACCGCCAGCGACGACCTCGTCGCGCAGATCAGCGCATGGCTCGGCGTGCAGGCGCTGGTCGCCGCGCAATGA
- a CDS encoding MlaD family protein: protein MENKSYAFWAGLFTVILLGAIGLAAFLFNVDRSVRVPYDLIARTNVTGLYTDAAVRYRGLDVGKVQSIKFDPAHPGQILIRILVDKHAPITHSTFGSLGLQGVTGIAFIQLDDSGRDPSPLSSSPKQVAQLPMHPGLLDQLQQRGDVLIRKLEKVTDDVDNLLSPEMVSQLQGTAASIQKAADGVATLTQQMAPAAGKLPATINQLDRTLASTNQLITSLNRPDGPFETNLNKVGAAAQQAGDALVSMDSSIQELSARVGYDTLPRVNSLAEDVRSAARSVDRAAETFSTNPRSVLFGAPQAAPGPGEAGFAWPAARAAVPAAK, encoded by the coding sequence ATGGAAAACAAATCATATGCCTTCTGGGCAGGGCTCTTCACAGTGATCTTGCTGGGTGCCATAGGGTTGGCGGCTTTTTTGTTCAACGTCGACCGTTCGGTGCGGGTGCCGTACGATCTGATTGCGCGTACCAACGTGACCGGGCTCTACACGGACGCCGCGGTGCGTTATCGCGGGCTCGACGTCGGCAAGGTGCAGTCGATCAAATTCGATCCGGCGCATCCGGGTCAGATCCTGATCCGCATCCTCGTCGACAAGCACGCGCCGATTACCCATTCGACTTTCGGCAGCCTGGGCCTCCAGGGCGTCACGGGTATTGCGTTCATCCAGCTGGACGACAGCGGGCGTGATCCGTCGCCGCTGTCGTCGTCGCCCAAGCAGGTGGCGCAATTGCCGATGCACCCGGGCTTGCTCGATCAGTTGCAGCAACGCGGCGACGTGCTGATACGCAAACTCGAAAAAGTCACCGACGACGTCGACAATCTGTTGTCGCCGGAAATGGTCAGCCAGTTGCAAGGCACTGCGGCCAGCATTCAGAAGGCCGCCGACGGCGTCGCCACGCTGACGCAGCAGATGGCGCCGGCGGCCGGCAAGCTGCCCGCCACGATCAACCAGCTGGATCGCACGCTGGCGTCGACGAATCAGCTGATCACCAGTCTGAATCGCCCGGACGGCCCGTTCGAGACCAATCTGAACAAGGTCGGAGCGGCGGCGCAGCAAGCGGGTGACGCGCTGGTGTCGATGGACAGTTCGATACAGGAGTTGTCGGCGCGCGTCGGTTACGACACGCTGCCGCGCGTCAATTCTCTCGCCGAAGACGTGCGCTCCGCAGCGCGTTCGGTGGACCGCGCGGCTGAGACGTTCAGCACCAACCCACGCAGCGTGCTGTTCGGCGCTCCGCAGGCGGCGCCCGGTCCAGGCGAAGCCGGTTTTGCGTGGCCCGCTGCCCGCGCCGCTGTGCCCGCCGCCAAATGA
- a CDS encoding ATP-binding cassette domain-containing protein, which translates to MIAPLTQAVRGQPMPEIAEPVIEVIDITKRYGRNIVHQHLNFDVRRGEIVSIVGGSGSGKTTLVRQILGLEKPSSGTIKLFGEDLATISPETALLMRSRSGMLFQRGALFSSLSVFDNIAQPLRELGKVPEDLLRDIVMLKLEMVGLPCKHASKMPSALSGGMIKRVGIARAIALEPELLFLDEPTAGLDPQASDEFVELIAALHRALGLTVVMVTHDLDTMVALSTRVAVLADRKVLVAAPVEEAAGVDHPFIREYFLGLRGRRALQALPPERRAKLPRAALEPASSELPL; encoded by the coding sequence ATGATCGCGCCACTCACCCAGGCCGTGCGCGGCCAACCGATGCCCGAGATCGCCGAGCCGGTGATCGAGGTCATCGACATCACCAAGCGCTACGGCCGCAACATCGTGCACCAGCATCTGAACTTCGACGTGCGGCGCGGCGAGATCGTGTCGATTGTCGGCGGATCGGGCTCGGGCAAGACCACACTGGTGCGGCAGATTCTCGGGCTCGAAAAACCGTCGTCCGGCACGATCAAACTGTTCGGCGAAGACCTCGCGACGATTTCTCCCGAAACCGCGCTCCTGATGCGCAGCCGCTCCGGCATGCTGTTTCAGCGCGGCGCGCTGTTCTCGTCACTATCGGTGTTCGACAACATCGCGCAGCCGTTGCGCGAGCTCGGCAAGGTGCCCGAAGACCTGCTGCGCGACATCGTGATGCTCAAGCTCGAGATGGTCGGCCTGCCGTGCAAGCACGCGTCGAAGATGCCGTCGGCGCTGTCGGGCGGGATGATCAAGCGGGTGGGCATTGCGCGCGCGATCGCGCTCGAACCCGAACTGCTGTTCCTCGACGAGCCGACCGCCGGTCTCGATCCGCAGGCGTCCGATGAATTCGTCGAACTGATCGCCGCGCTGCATCGCGCGCTCGGACTGACGGTGGTGATGGTCACGCACGATCTCGACACGATGGTCGCGCTGTCCACCCGTGTGGCCGTGCTGGCCGATCGCAAGGTGCTGGTCGCCGCGCCGGTCGAAGAAGCGGCAGGCGTCGATCATCCGTTTATCCGCGAATATTTCCTCGGCCTGCGCGGGCGTCGCGCGCTGCAGGCGCTGCCGCCGGAACGCCGCGCGAAGCTGCCGCGCGCGGCGCTCGAACCGGCATCGTCCGAATTGCCGCTGTGA
- a CDS encoding ABC transporter permease, with protein sequence MNYDTPPGLEVAAGSQGKIVRLSGQWTALALARDRSTGHVIPQLRSLIGAEGIRQWDLSRVDRMDHVGGQALWRVWGHKMPADTTLTDTQRDIFERIALLDTAREKAEPVVKFDPFTRLGLGIFSFFEHLYGGVAMFGRVVLDLLAILRNPKITPWTEISANVYNAGSKALPITALVAFLIGIVLSYLSAQQLRLFGANQYIVNILGLSVIRELGPVLSAILVAGRSGSAITAQIGVMRVTEELDAMRVMGIPHGLRLILPRVVALGVAMPLLVMWTNIIALTGGALAAKIVLGIDMNYFARALPSVVPVANLWIGLGKGVAFGMLIAIVGCHFGFRIKANSQSLGEGTTTSVVTSITIVILADAVFAILFQNVGLG encoded by the coding sequence TTGAACTACGACACTCCGCCCGGCCTTGAAGTCGCGGCAGGCAGCCAAGGCAAGATCGTCCGGCTCTCGGGCCAGTGGACGGCGCTTGCGCTCGCGCGCGACCGCTCCACCGGCCACGTGATTCCGCAGTTGCGCTCGCTGATCGGCGCCGAAGGCATCCGCCAGTGGGACCTGTCGCGCGTCGACCGGATGGACCACGTCGGCGGCCAGGCGCTGTGGCGCGTGTGGGGCCACAAGATGCCCGCCGACACTACGCTCACCGATACGCAACGCGACATCTTCGAACGCATCGCCCTGCTCGACACCGCGCGCGAAAAGGCCGAGCCGGTGGTCAAGTTCGATCCGTTCACGCGGCTCGGTCTGGGGATCTTCTCCTTCTTCGAGCATCTGTACGGCGGCGTCGCGATGTTTGGGCGCGTCGTGCTGGATCTGTTGGCGATCCTGCGCAATCCGAAGATCACGCCGTGGACCGAAATTTCCGCGAACGTTTACAACGCCGGCAGCAAGGCACTGCCGATCACCGCGCTGGTCGCGTTCCTGATCGGCATCGTGCTCAGCTATCTGTCCGCACAGCAACTGCGGCTTTTTGGCGCGAACCAGTACATCGTCAACATTCTTGGCTTGTCGGTGATTCGCGAACTAGGGCCGGTGTTGTCGGCGATTCTGGTGGCGGGCCGCTCGGGCTCGGCGATCACCGCGCAGATCGGCGTGATGCGTGTCACCGAAGAACTCGACGCGATGCGCGTGATGGGCATCCCGCACGGGCTGCGACTGATCTTGCCGCGGGTGGTCGCGCTCGGCGTGGCGATGCCGCTCCTCGTGATGTGGACCAACATCATCGCGTTGACCGGCGGCGCGCTCGCGGCGAAGATCGTGCTAGGCATCGACATGAACTACTTCGCGCGCGCATTGCCGAGCGTGGTGCCGGTCGCGAACTTGTGGATCGGCCTCGGCAAGGGCGTCGCGTTCGGCATGCTGATCGCGATCGTCGGCTGTCACTTCGGTTTTCGCATCAAAGCCAATTCGCAGAGTCTCGGCGAAGGCACGACGACCTCGGTGGTGACTTCGATCACCATCGTGATTCTCGCGGACGCGGTGTTCGCGATCCTCTTCCAGAACGTGGGGCTCGGATGA